A window from Larimichthys crocea isolate SSNF chromosome XXIII, L_crocea_2.0, whole genome shotgun sequence encodes these proteins:
- the pdha1b gene encoding pyruvate dehydrogenase E1 subunit alpha 1b isoform X3, with the protein MKNMLAVLSHALCRITGRTVGAQTVSEGARVVVSRSFADFTPHATFDIKKCDVHRLEDGPPVQAELTREDGLKYYRVMQTVRRMELKADQLYKQKIIRGFCHLYDGQEACAAGIEAAINPSDHLITAYRAHGYTYTRGVPIKEILAELTGRKGGVAKGKGGSMHMYAPHFYGGNGIVGAQVPLGAGIALACQYQGNNQVCVALYGDGAANQGQLFETFNMAALWKLPCIFICENNQYGMGTSMERASASTEYYKRGDYVPGIRVDGMDVLCVREATRFAADHCRSGKGPIVMELQTYRYHGHSMSDPGVSYRTRDEIQEVRSKSDPISLLKDRMLSNNMASVEEFKEIDVAIRKEVEEAAQFATSDPEPPLEELCNHIFHNSPPLEVRGTHPWSTLKSVS; encoded by the exons ATGAAGAACATGTTGGCCGTGCTGTCTCACGCGCTCTGCAGGATCACTGGACGGACTGTG ggAGCCCAGACAGTGTCCGAG GGTGCCAGAGTCGTCGTCTCCCGCTCCTTCGCCGACTTCACCCCTCATGCGACCTTTGACATCAAG AAATGCGACGTGCACCGCCTGGAGGACGGCCCCCCGGTGCAGGCGGAGCTGACTCGGGAGGACGGCCTGAAGTATTACCGAGTCATGCAGACCGTGAGGCGCATGGAGCTCAAAGCTGATCAGCTGTACAAGCAGAAGATCATCCGAGGCTTCTGTCACCTGTACGACGGACAG GAAGCGTGTGCAGCAGGCATAGAGGCCGCCATCAACCCCTCCGATCACCTCATCACCGCCTACCGCGCCCACGGATACACGTACACCCGCGGCGTGCCCATTAAGGAGATCCTGGCTGAGCTCACGG gGCGTAAAGGCGGCGTGGCCAAAGGCAAAGGAGGCTCCATGCACATGTACGCTCCACACTTCTACGGCGGTAACGGCATCGTGGGGGCGCAG GTTCCTCTAGGAGCCGGCATCGCCCTGGCCTGCCAGTACCAAGGCAACAACCAGGTGTGTGTCGCACTCTACGGAGACGGAGCAGCCAATCAGGGCCAGCTGTTTGAGACGTTCAACATGGCGGCCCTGTGGAAGCTGCCGTGCATCTTCATCTGCGAGAACAACCAGTACGGCATGGGGACGTCGATGGAGAGGGCTTCAGCCAGCACCGAGTACTACAAGAGAGGAGACTACGTGCCGGGAATCAGA gtGGACGGGATGGACGTCCTGTGTGTCAGAGAGGCCACGAGGTTCGCTGCAGACCACTGCAGGTCTGGAAAG GGTCCCATCGTAATGGAGCTGCAGACCTACCGTTACCATGGACACAGCATGAGTGACCCAGGTGTcag CTACCGCACCCGTGATGAGATTCAGGAAGTGCGCAGTAAGAGTGACCCCATCTCTCTGCTGAAAGACCGCATGCTCAGCAACAACATGGCGTCTGTAGAGGAGTTcaag GAAATCGACGTAGCGATCCgtaaggaggtggaggaggcggctCAGTTCGCCACGTCCGATCCAGAGCCGCCGCTGGAGGAGCTCTGCAACCACATCTTCCACAACAGCCCGCCGCTGGAGGTCCGCGGGACGCACCCGTGGTCCACGCTGAAGTCCGTCAGCTAA
- the pdha1b gene encoding pyruvate dehydrogenase E1 subunit alpha 1b isoform X2, whose protein sequence is MKNMLAVLSHALCRITGRTVLLIDLSEYVSLTSPASAASVSAKARRQPPDPPPVSTRAPAAELVSVHADRTDGAGARVVVSRSFADFTPHATFDIKKCDVHRLEDGPPVQAELTREDGLKYYRVMQTVRRMELKADQLYKQKIIRGFCHLYDGQEACAAGIEAAINPSDHLITAYRAHGYTYTRGVPIKEILAELTGRKGGVAKGKGGSMHMYAPHFYGGNGIVGAQVPLGAGIALACQYQGNNQVCVALYGDGAANQGQLFETFNMAALWKLPCIFICENNQYGMGTSMERASASTEYYKRGDYVPGIRVDGMDVLCVREATRFAADHCRSGKGPIVMELQTYRYHGHSMSDPGVSYRTRDEIQEVRSKSDPISLLKDRMLSNNMASVEEFKEIDVAIRKEVEEAAQFATSDPEPPLEELCNHIFHNSPPLEVRGTHPWSTLKSVS, encoded by the exons ATGAAGAACATGTTGGCCGTGCTGTCTCACGCGCTCTGCAGGATCACTGGACGGACTGTG TTGCTGATTGACCTGTCAGAGTACGTCAGTCTAACCTCACCGGCGTCGGCGGCGTCCGTCTCGGCAAAGGCTCGGCGACAACCACCCGACCCGCCTCCAGTCAGTACTAGAGCGCCTGCTGCAGAGTTAGTTAGCGTCCACGCCGACCGGACAGACGGAGCA GGTGCCAGAGTCGTCGTCTCCCGCTCCTTCGCCGACTTCACCCCTCATGCGACCTTTGACATCAAG AAATGCGACGTGCACCGCCTGGAGGACGGCCCCCCGGTGCAGGCGGAGCTGACTCGGGAGGACGGCCTGAAGTATTACCGAGTCATGCAGACCGTGAGGCGCATGGAGCTCAAAGCTGATCAGCTGTACAAGCAGAAGATCATCCGAGGCTTCTGTCACCTGTACGACGGACAG GAAGCGTGTGCAGCAGGCATAGAGGCCGCCATCAACCCCTCCGATCACCTCATCACCGCCTACCGCGCCCACGGATACACGTACACCCGCGGCGTGCCCATTAAGGAGATCCTGGCTGAGCTCACGG gGCGTAAAGGCGGCGTGGCCAAAGGCAAAGGAGGCTCCATGCACATGTACGCTCCACACTTCTACGGCGGTAACGGCATCGTGGGGGCGCAG GTTCCTCTAGGAGCCGGCATCGCCCTGGCCTGCCAGTACCAAGGCAACAACCAGGTGTGTGTCGCACTCTACGGAGACGGAGCAGCCAATCAGGGCCAGCTGTTTGAGACGTTCAACATGGCGGCCCTGTGGAAGCTGCCGTGCATCTTCATCTGCGAGAACAACCAGTACGGCATGGGGACGTCGATGGAGAGGGCTTCAGCCAGCACCGAGTACTACAAGAGAGGAGACTACGTGCCGGGAATCAGA gtGGACGGGATGGACGTCCTGTGTGTCAGAGAGGCCACGAGGTTCGCTGCAGACCACTGCAGGTCTGGAAAG GGTCCCATCGTAATGGAGCTGCAGACCTACCGTTACCATGGACACAGCATGAGTGACCCAGGTGTcag CTACCGCACCCGTGATGAGATTCAGGAAGTGCGCAGTAAGAGTGACCCCATCTCTCTGCTGAAAGACCGCATGCTCAGCAACAACATGGCGTCTGTAGAGGAGTTcaag GAAATCGACGTAGCGATCCgtaaggaggtggaggaggcggctCAGTTCGCCACGTCCGATCCAGAGCCGCCGCTGGAGGAGCTCTGCAACCACATCTTCCACAACAGCCCGCCGCTGGAGGTCCGCGGGACGCACCCGTGGTCCACGCTGAAGTCCGTCAGCTAA
- the acot9.1 gene encoding acyl-coenzyme A thioesterase 9, mitochondrial isoform X2, translating into MLSPRFLLLRSAASMTTRSFCTGGALKQGRTPGRAPDMIDVRNRLREIVGASTNWSDHQQAMTERVSLSNMLANSQKDLPAKTMKDSYLEVHLPLGSEPQLREKYLTYHNTVRFGRILEDLDSLAVLISYSHTHNPELKRSPLSIVTALVDKIDMRQHTVYPDCDIKFTGHVTWVGKTSIEAKMHMSQYCNGAYAPVLDATFVMVARDPENKRAAFVNPLKPEGPEDEKLFQEGEANKSRRVELSTASLLKVAPTDEERKVVHSLFLNTLDTKTVSFRSRVLPPNSVWMEDAKLKGLEICHPQERNIFNRIFGGFLMRKAYELGWANACSFGGCRPSLVAVDDILFQKPVEIGSLLLLSSQVCYTQGKHIQVRVHSEVFDPLTRQHNTTNVFHYTFVSDRDVPNIIPNTYGESMLYLDGKRHFNQTVEH; encoded by the exons ATGCTCTCACCGAG gttcCTGTTGCTGCGGTCCGCCGCGTCCATGACGACCAGGTCGTTCTGCACGGGGGGCGCGTTGAAGCAGGGCAGGACGCCGGGCAGGGCGCCAGACATGATCGATG tgcgAAACAGGCTGAGAGAAATCGTGGGAGCTTCCACCAACTGGAG CGACCACCAGCAGGCCATGACGGAGCGCGTGTCGCTGTCCAACATGTTGGCAAACTCTCAGAAGGACCTCCCAGCCAAAACCATGAAGGACAGCTACCTGGAGGTTCACCTGCCTCTGGGCTCCGAGCCACAGCTCAGAGAGAAGTACCTGACGTACCACAACACcgtcag GTTTGGTAGAATCCTGGAGGACTTGGACAGTTTGGCAG TCCTCATCTCTTACTCTCACACCCACAACCCTGAACTGAAGAGGTCTCCTCTGTCCATCGTCACCGCCCTGGTGGATAAAATCG ACATGAGGCAGCACACCGTCTATCCTGACTGCGACATCAAGTTCACGGGTCACGTGACGTGGGTGGGAAAGACCTCGATTGAAGCCAAGATGCACATGTCACAG TACTGTAACGGAGCTTATGCTCCAGTTCTGGATGCTACGTTCGTCATGGTGGCCCGGGATCCAGAAAACAAGAG GGCAGCTTTTGTAAACCCGCTGAAGCCAGAAGGTCCGGAGGACGAGAAACTCTTCCAGGAAGGAGAAG CGAATAAATCTCGCCGCGTGGAGCTCAGCACCGCGTCGCTGCTGAAGGTGGCTCCGACagacgaggagaggaaggtCGTGCACAGTCTGTTCCTCAACACGCTGGACACAAA GACGGTCAGTTTCCGCAGCAGAGTCCTGCCTCCAAACTCGGTGTGGATGGAAGATGCCAAACTGAAAGGACTGGAGATCTGCCATCCTCAg gaGAGGAACATCTTCAACAGGATCTTTGGAGGTTTCCTGATGAGGAAAGCGTACGAGTTAGGCTGGGCCAACGCCTGCTCCTTCGG aggatgtCGCCCGAGTCTGGTCGCCGTTGACGACATCCTCTTCCAGAAGCCCGTGGAGATCggctcgctgctgctgctctcgtCACAG gtgtgttacACTCAGGGGAAGCACATCCAGGTCAGAGTTCACAGCGAGGTGTTCGACCCGCTGACCCGTcaacacaacaccaccaacgTCTTCCACTACACGTTTGTCTCCGACCGCGACGTCCCGAACATCATTCCGAATACATACGGAg AGTCGATGCTGTACCTGGACGGGAAGAGACACTTTAACCAGACGGTGGAGCACTGA
- the pdha1b gene encoding pyruvate dehydrogenase E1 subunit alpha 1b isoform X1 codes for MKNMLAVLSHALCRITGRTVGAQTVSELLIDLSEYVSLTSPASAASVSAKARRQPPDPPPVSTRAPAAELVSVHADRTDGAGARVVVSRSFADFTPHATFDIKKCDVHRLEDGPPVQAELTREDGLKYYRVMQTVRRMELKADQLYKQKIIRGFCHLYDGQEACAAGIEAAINPSDHLITAYRAHGYTYTRGVPIKEILAELTGRKGGVAKGKGGSMHMYAPHFYGGNGIVGAQVPLGAGIALACQYQGNNQVCVALYGDGAANQGQLFETFNMAALWKLPCIFICENNQYGMGTSMERASASTEYYKRGDYVPGIRVDGMDVLCVREATRFAADHCRSGKGPIVMELQTYRYHGHSMSDPGVSYRTRDEIQEVRSKSDPISLLKDRMLSNNMASVEEFKEIDVAIRKEVEEAAQFATSDPEPPLEELCNHIFHNSPPLEVRGTHPWSTLKSVS; via the exons ATGAAGAACATGTTGGCCGTGCTGTCTCACGCGCTCTGCAGGATCACTGGACGGACTGTG ggAGCCCAGACAGTGTCCGAG TTGCTGATTGACCTGTCAGAGTACGTCAGTCTAACCTCACCGGCGTCGGCGGCGTCCGTCTCGGCAAAGGCTCGGCGACAACCACCCGACCCGCCTCCAGTCAGTACTAGAGCGCCTGCTGCAGAGTTAGTTAGCGTCCACGCCGACCGGACAGACGGAGCA GGTGCCAGAGTCGTCGTCTCCCGCTCCTTCGCCGACTTCACCCCTCATGCGACCTTTGACATCAAG AAATGCGACGTGCACCGCCTGGAGGACGGCCCCCCGGTGCAGGCGGAGCTGACTCGGGAGGACGGCCTGAAGTATTACCGAGTCATGCAGACCGTGAGGCGCATGGAGCTCAAAGCTGATCAGCTGTACAAGCAGAAGATCATCCGAGGCTTCTGTCACCTGTACGACGGACAG GAAGCGTGTGCAGCAGGCATAGAGGCCGCCATCAACCCCTCCGATCACCTCATCACCGCCTACCGCGCCCACGGATACACGTACACCCGCGGCGTGCCCATTAAGGAGATCCTGGCTGAGCTCACGG gGCGTAAAGGCGGCGTGGCCAAAGGCAAAGGAGGCTCCATGCACATGTACGCTCCACACTTCTACGGCGGTAACGGCATCGTGGGGGCGCAG GTTCCTCTAGGAGCCGGCATCGCCCTGGCCTGCCAGTACCAAGGCAACAACCAGGTGTGTGTCGCACTCTACGGAGACGGAGCAGCCAATCAGGGCCAGCTGTTTGAGACGTTCAACATGGCGGCCCTGTGGAAGCTGCCGTGCATCTTCATCTGCGAGAACAACCAGTACGGCATGGGGACGTCGATGGAGAGGGCTTCAGCCAGCACCGAGTACTACAAGAGAGGAGACTACGTGCCGGGAATCAGA gtGGACGGGATGGACGTCCTGTGTGTCAGAGAGGCCACGAGGTTCGCTGCAGACCACTGCAGGTCTGGAAAG GGTCCCATCGTAATGGAGCTGCAGACCTACCGTTACCATGGACACAGCATGAGTGACCCAGGTGTcag CTACCGCACCCGTGATGAGATTCAGGAAGTGCGCAGTAAGAGTGACCCCATCTCTCTGCTGAAAGACCGCATGCTCAGCAACAACATGGCGTCTGTAGAGGAGTTcaag GAAATCGACGTAGCGATCCgtaaggaggtggaggaggcggctCAGTTCGCCACGTCCGATCCAGAGCCGCCGCTGGAGGAGCTCTGCAACCACATCTTCCACAACAGCCCGCCGCTGGAGGTCCGCGGGACGCACCCGTGGTCCACGCTGAAGTCCGTCAGCTAA
- the acot9.1 gene encoding acyl-coenzyme A thioesterase 9, mitochondrial isoform X1 produces MLSPRFLLLRSAASMTTRSFCTGGALKQGRTPGRAPDMIDGNPLLHVSNVRNRLREIVGASTNWSDHQQAMTERVSLSNMLANSQKDLPAKTMKDSYLEVHLPLGSEPQLREKYLTYHNTVRFGRILEDLDSLAVLISYSHTHNPELKRSPLSIVTALVDKIDMRQHTVYPDCDIKFTGHVTWVGKTSIEAKMHMSQYCNGAYAPVLDATFVMVARDPENKRAAFVNPLKPEGPEDEKLFQEGEANKSRRVELSTASLLKVAPTDEERKVVHSLFLNTLDTKTVSFRSRVLPPNSVWMEDAKLKGLEICHPQERNIFNRIFGGFLMRKAYELGWANACSFGGCRPSLVAVDDILFQKPVEIGSLLLLSSQVCYTQGKHIQVRVHSEVFDPLTRQHNTTNVFHYTFVSDRDVPNIIPNTYGESMLYLDGKRHFNQTVEH; encoded by the exons ATGCTCTCACCGAG gttcCTGTTGCTGCGGTCCGCCGCGTCCATGACGACCAGGTCGTTCTGCACGGGGGGCGCGTTGAAGCAGGGCAGGACGCCGGGCAGGGCGCCAGACATGATCGATG GAAATCCACTCTTACACGTGTCGAATG tgcgAAACAGGCTGAGAGAAATCGTGGGAGCTTCCACCAACTGGAG CGACCACCAGCAGGCCATGACGGAGCGCGTGTCGCTGTCCAACATGTTGGCAAACTCTCAGAAGGACCTCCCAGCCAAAACCATGAAGGACAGCTACCTGGAGGTTCACCTGCCTCTGGGCTCCGAGCCACAGCTCAGAGAGAAGTACCTGACGTACCACAACACcgtcag GTTTGGTAGAATCCTGGAGGACTTGGACAGTTTGGCAG TCCTCATCTCTTACTCTCACACCCACAACCCTGAACTGAAGAGGTCTCCTCTGTCCATCGTCACCGCCCTGGTGGATAAAATCG ACATGAGGCAGCACACCGTCTATCCTGACTGCGACATCAAGTTCACGGGTCACGTGACGTGGGTGGGAAAGACCTCGATTGAAGCCAAGATGCACATGTCACAG TACTGTAACGGAGCTTATGCTCCAGTTCTGGATGCTACGTTCGTCATGGTGGCCCGGGATCCAGAAAACAAGAG GGCAGCTTTTGTAAACCCGCTGAAGCCAGAAGGTCCGGAGGACGAGAAACTCTTCCAGGAAGGAGAAG CGAATAAATCTCGCCGCGTGGAGCTCAGCACCGCGTCGCTGCTGAAGGTGGCTCCGACagacgaggagaggaaggtCGTGCACAGTCTGTTCCTCAACACGCTGGACACAAA GACGGTCAGTTTCCGCAGCAGAGTCCTGCCTCCAAACTCGGTGTGGATGGAAGATGCCAAACTGAAAGGACTGGAGATCTGCCATCCTCAg gaGAGGAACATCTTCAACAGGATCTTTGGAGGTTTCCTGATGAGGAAAGCGTACGAGTTAGGCTGGGCCAACGCCTGCTCCTTCGG aggatgtCGCCCGAGTCTGGTCGCCGTTGACGACATCCTCTTCCAGAAGCCCGTGGAGATCggctcgctgctgctgctctcgtCACAG gtgtgttacACTCAGGGGAAGCACATCCAGGTCAGAGTTCACAGCGAGGTGTTCGACCCGCTGACCCGTcaacacaacaccaccaacgTCTTCCACTACACGTTTGTCTCCGACCGCGACGTCCCGAACATCATTCCGAATACATACGGAg AGTCGATGCTGTACCTGGACGGGAAGAGACACTTTAACCAGACGGTGGAGCACTGA
- the pdha1b gene encoding pyruvate dehydrogenase E1 subunit alpha 1b isoform X4, translating into MKNMLAVLSHALCRITGRTVGARVVVSRSFADFTPHATFDIKKCDVHRLEDGPPVQAELTREDGLKYYRVMQTVRRMELKADQLYKQKIIRGFCHLYDGQEACAAGIEAAINPSDHLITAYRAHGYTYTRGVPIKEILAELTGRKGGVAKGKGGSMHMYAPHFYGGNGIVGAQVPLGAGIALACQYQGNNQVCVALYGDGAANQGQLFETFNMAALWKLPCIFICENNQYGMGTSMERASASTEYYKRGDYVPGIRVDGMDVLCVREATRFAADHCRSGKGPIVMELQTYRYHGHSMSDPGVSYRTRDEIQEVRSKSDPISLLKDRMLSNNMASVEEFKEIDVAIRKEVEEAAQFATSDPEPPLEELCNHIFHNSPPLEVRGTHPWSTLKSVS; encoded by the exons ATGAAGAACATGTTGGCCGTGCTGTCTCACGCGCTCTGCAGGATCACTGGACGGACTGTG GGTGCCAGAGTCGTCGTCTCCCGCTCCTTCGCCGACTTCACCCCTCATGCGACCTTTGACATCAAG AAATGCGACGTGCACCGCCTGGAGGACGGCCCCCCGGTGCAGGCGGAGCTGACTCGGGAGGACGGCCTGAAGTATTACCGAGTCATGCAGACCGTGAGGCGCATGGAGCTCAAAGCTGATCAGCTGTACAAGCAGAAGATCATCCGAGGCTTCTGTCACCTGTACGACGGACAG GAAGCGTGTGCAGCAGGCATAGAGGCCGCCATCAACCCCTCCGATCACCTCATCACCGCCTACCGCGCCCACGGATACACGTACACCCGCGGCGTGCCCATTAAGGAGATCCTGGCTGAGCTCACGG gGCGTAAAGGCGGCGTGGCCAAAGGCAAAGGAGGCTCCATGCACATGTACGCTCCACACTTCTACGGCGGTAACGGCATCGTGGGGGCGCAG GTTCCTCTAGGAGCCGGCATCGCCCTGGCCTGCCAGTACCAAGGCAACAACCAGGTGTGTGTCGCACTCTACGGAGACGGAGCAGCCAATCAGGGCCAGCTGTTTGAGACGTTCAACATGGCGGCCCTGTGGAAGCTGCCGTGCATCTTCATCTGCGAGAACAACCAGTACGGCATGGGGACGTCGATGGAGAGGGCTTCAGCCAGCACCGAGTACTACAAGAGAGGAGACTACGTGCCGGGAATCAGA gtGGACGGGATGGACGTCCTGTGTGTCAGAGAGGCCACGAGGTTCGCTGCAGACCACTGCAGGTCTGGAAAG GGTCCCATCGTAATGGAGCTGCAGACCTACCGTTACCATGGACACAGCATGAGTGACCCAGGTGTcag CTACCGCACCCGTGATGAGATTCAGGAAGTGCGCAGTAAGAGTGACCCCATCTCTCTGCTGAAAGACCGCATGCTCAGCAACAACATGGCGTCTGTAGAGGAGTTcaag GAAATCGACGTAGCGATCCgtaaggaggtggaggaggcggctCAGTTCGCCACGTCCGATCCAGAGCCGCCGCTGGAGGAGCTCTGCAACCACATCTTCCACAACAGCCCGCCGCTGGAGGTCCGCGGGACGCACCCGTGGTCCACGCTGAAGTCCGTCAGCTAA